One part of the Methanomethylovorans hollandica DSM 15978 genome encodes these proteins:
- a CDS encoding sacsin N-terminal ATP-binding-like domain-containing protein, producing the protein MTNVIYDVIREENIGLYGTAVNEYGPTLLTELYSEKTHFIYELLQNAEDAYERLNKEDTRIKSVHFELYNDRLEIRHNGIPFDEEDIKGICRLASGTKKQDISQIGKFGIGFKSVYAYTKSPEIYSGHYCFCIKNYVHPYSINQRNDIIKGQTLFVIPLNNDKINQKDSYLEIKSKLIGLGARTLLFLKNIEEITWKIDGTYGKYYKKSNHETTYSRAILYSESNVSVISIENWLKFSRTISNECNNKSSVEIAYLVQNDENSKKEQIISADNTQLVVFFPTDKKTGLSFLIQGNFQTTTSRDNIFSNDWNKLLIEEIAILTAESLDRIKEMELLDVSFLQTLSIDINALRYNSTFLPISKKIKEKFLGDNALLPTYNGGYVTAKQAILANSQSLRELLSSKQISDLLHRENLQWLDGTITKDKTPELRSYLITELSVPEIDPDKFARDFSVDFIEKQSDEWVKKFYIFLLDQKALWKKYYQKGPLLSKEIIRLDNNSHVIPFSEEGKPNAYFPSEFRERFPTIKDNIANDPKAKEFLEELELQKPDDIAEIIDIILPFYKEDKNLPIDKEVHLQHIEWISKTILSSINSDRKRELLEILRTTPILYAKNICTGEILLKKPLEIYLGEKYTGHRDIETFFEENSNIYLLDSLYSNLNLDRIIFKKLGCKSQINITCKCSEWGNVTISSMHGWHKRSLNGFDPDSEIEGLEHALKNITVQKAHILWSILENNSKIISGTVESSSRQDYSNSTKSEEYSKAGKLLTEHQWIPDKENNFHLPSDLMLSDLPDEFNIKSPKAKTLAEKLKLKAQFMLEVAEYLKEKCPELEGIINEIQSLDEEDRMKLPELIASLKKTKQSQKKSSIYSLLGNETESTLEEHKQLSKKSSFSHLSGTQNESTLEKQENLPKKSSPSDIRKKFEKSLSKHGKTYFKNTNNSGWDNSVSPEEEEKIRQKYSDKFHKRLDGIKIKRKNSHLIKTEIYDSIDPKQFLFEQYRGHCQLCNTKLNIGSNQPYFSIYRIVETENAHEWTNMEFNVICLCPNCHALMKNHPNRNLDNILKIAKKILNYEVAPEEVKERKGDYYIIDVVVGGKKQYLYYKPIHMQKIAAFVEKTNN; encoded by the coding sequence ATGACTAATGTTATTTATGATGTTATCAGAGAAGAAAATATTGGACTTTATGGTACGGCTGTAAATGAGTATGGACCTACATTACTGACAGAACTTTATAGTGAAAAAACTCACTTTATATATGAACTTTTACAGAATGCTGAGGATGCTTATGAGAGATTAAATAAGGAAGACACACGTATAAAATCAGTTCATTTCGAGTTATATAATGATCGATTAGAGATAAGACATAATGGAATACCCTTTGATGAAGAAGACATAAAAGGCATCTGCAGATTGGCCAGTGGAACTAAAAAACAAGATATATCTCAAATTGGGAAGTTTGGAATTGGTTTTAAATCTGTTTATGCATATACCAAATCACCTGAGATATACAGTGGACATTATTGTTTCTGCATTAAAAACTACGTGCATCCGTATTCAATAAATCAGAGAAATGACATAATTAAAGGCCAAACTCTCTTTGTAATACCTCTGAACAACGATAAAATTAACCAAAAAGATTCCTATTTGGAAATTAAATCTAAATTAATTGGTCTTGGAGCAAGGACACTTTTATTCCTAAAAAACATAGAGGAGATTACGTGGAAGATTGATGGAACATATGGAAAATATTATAAAAAATCGAACCACGAAACAACATACTCAAGAGCCATACTTTACTCAGAGTCTAATGTAAGTGTAATATCTATTGAAAACTGGCTTAAATTTAGCCGAACAATTTCAAATGAGTGTAATAATAAATCGAGTGTAGAAATTGCATATTTAGTTCAAAATGACGAGAACTCAAAAAAAGAACAGATTATTTCTGCAGATAACACTCAGTTAGTGGTTTTTTTCCCTACAGATAAAAAAACTGGCCTTAGTTTCCTCATTCAAGGTAATTTTCAAACAACCACTTCCCGTGATAATATATTTAGTAATGACTGGAATAAATTATTAATTGAAGAAATTGCTATTCTTACTGCAGAGAGTCTCGATAGAATTAAAGAAATGGAATTACTTGACGTCTCTTTTTTACAAACTCTTTCAATAGATATCAACGCACTTAGGTATAATTCTACTTTTTTGCCTATATCCAAGAAAATAAAAGAAAAATTCCTCGGTGATAATGCTCTCCTTCCGACATATAATGGTGGATATGTAACTGCAAAACAAGCAATATTAGCCAACTCACAATCATTAAGGGAATTATTATCTTCAAAACAGATAAGTGATTTGTTGCATCGTGAAAATCTTCAATGGCTTGATGGAACTATTACAAAAGATAAAACTCCTGAACTTCGATCTTATTTAATTACTGAACTTTCTGTTCCTGAAATCGACCCAGACAAGTTTGCGAGGGATTTTTCTGTTGACTTTATTGAGAAGCAGTCAGATGAATGGGTAAAAAAGTTCTATATTTTTCTTTTAGATCAAAAAGCATTGTGGAAGAAATATTATCAAAAAGGCCCTCTTCTATCAAAGGAAATCATAAGGTTAGACAACAATTCCCATGTTATTCCCTTTAGTGAGGAAGGAAAACCTAATGCTTATTTCCCATCCGAATTCAGAGAACGTTTTCCAACTATAAAGGATAACATTGCCAACGACCCAAAAGCAAAAGAATTTCTCGAAGAATTGGAATTACAAAAACCTGATGATATAGCAGAAATAATTGATATAATATTGCCTTTCTATAAAGAAGATAAAAACTTGCCAATTGACAAAGAAGTACATTTACAACATATAGAGTGGATTTCAAAAACGATACTATCATCAATAAATTCAGACCGAAAAAGAGAGTTGTTGGAGATATTAAGAACAACGCCAATATTATATGCAAAAAATATCTGTACAGGAGAAATTTTATTAAAGAAGCCTTTAGAAATCTATCTTGGTGAAAAATATACAGGTCACAGGGATATAGAGACTTTTTTTGAAGAAAATTCTAATATTTACCTTCTAGATAGTTTATATTCCAATTTGAATTTAGACAGAATTATATTTAAAAAGTTGGGGTGTAAATCTCAAATAAATATTACCTGTAAATGTAGCGAATGGGGAAATGTTACAATTTCTAGTATGCATGGCTGGCATAAACGAAGTTTAAATGGATTTGATCCAGATAGTGAGATTGAAGGATTAGAACATGCTTTAAAAAATATCACTGTCCAGAAAGCACATATCTTATGGAGTATTTTAGAGAATAATTCCAAAATAATTTCTGGAACAGTTGAATCTTCAAGTCGCCAAGACTATTCGAACTCTACAAAATCAGAAGAGTATTCAAAAGCAGGTAAGTTACTAACTGAACACCAATGGATTCCCGACAAAGAAAATAACTTCCATCTTCCATCAGACTTAATGTTATCAGATTTGCCAGATGAATTCAATATAAAAAGCCCAAAAGCTAAGACTCTCGCAGAAAAACTTAAACTAAAGGCTCAATTTATGTTAGAAGTAGCTGAATACTTAAAAGAAAAATGTCCAGAACTTGAGGGAATTATTAATGAAATCCAGTCACTTGACGAAGAAGATAGAATGAAACTTCCAGAACTAATCGCATCTTTGAAAAAAACAAAGCAGTCCCAAAAGAAATCATCAATATATAGTCTACTTGGAAACGAAACTGAGAGCACACTAGAAGAACATAAACAATTATCAAAGAAATCCTCATTTTCTCATCTGTCTGGAACTCAAAATGAAAGCACATTGGAGAAACAAGAAAATTTACCAAAGAAATCATCACCATCCGATATTCGGAAGAAGTTCGAAAAATCTCTTAGTAAACATGGAAAAACTTATTTCAAAAATACAAATAACTCCGGGTGGGATAATAGTGTTTCTCCAGAAGAGGAAGAGAAAATCCGTCAAAAATATAGTGATAAATTCCATAAACGGCTTGATGGAATTAAAATCAAAAGAAAAAATAGTCACTTAATTAAAACTGAAATATATGATAGCATCGATCCAAAACAGTTTTTATTTGAACAATATAGAGGACATTGCCAGTTATGTAACACAAAATTAAATATAGGTAGCAATCAACCGTATTTTTCCATTTATAGAATCGTTGAGACCGAAAATGCTCATGAATGGACTAATATGGAGTTTAATGTTATATGTTTATGTCCAAATTGCCATGCTTTAATGAAAAATCATCCAAACAGAAATCTGGACAATATTTTAAAAATTGCAAAAAAAATACTGAATTATGAAGTTGCACCTGAAGAAGTTAAAGAAAGAAAGGGAGATTATTATATAATCGATGTTGTTGTTGGAGGCAAAAAGCAATATCTATATTATAAACCCATACATATGCAAAAAATAGCTGCTTTTGTTGAAAAAACAAATAATTAA
- a CDS encoding type II toxin-antitoxin system RelE family toxin, protein MTYQIILSPDFEKDTKVLFKKDPALYDRFKKTVYNILENPFCGKPLRNVLKGLRRVHVGHFVLIYELDETHRTITLLSFTHHDKAYK, encoded by the coding sequence ATGACTTATCAGATCATCTTATCTCCTGATTTTGAGAAAGATACAAAAGTCTTATTTAAAAAGGATCCTGCTCTATATGATCGTTTTAAGAAAACGGTTTATAATATATTGGAAAATCCGTTTTGTGGAAAGCCACTACGCAATGTGCTAAAAGGGCTTCGCAGAGTTCATGTTGGGCACTTTGTACTCATATACGAACTCGATGAAACCCATAGGACTATCACACTTTTGAGCTTCACACATCACGATAAAGCATATAAATAA